One genomic region from Drosophila busckii strain San Diego stock center, stock number 13000-0081.31 chromosome 3R, ASM1175060v1, whole genome shotgun sequence encodes:
- the LOC108604183 gene encoding ATP-binding cassette sub-family A member 3 isoform X6, with translation MAHLISKIHYWAGVSIDNNQIIAWVNAQPLHTAPMSLNLVHNAMAKALISNEAEIKVTNWPLPAKSEVGIIMEVAVNVALITALVTPIFVLFVINERLGRFKHLQFIGGVDIMTFWLTHLIFDFAILLIVSLIIFIWMSFIDYIKEDADKILLTMLVFSFGVLTWTYLLSFWFKGPTAAFLVIFILALLSSIFFTMVLMLMQSLRFLRYFLPHLWLHDSFQELSFKHAEISYSYILIFIAVSLLELGIVLFIDAISVGIVNCRCAAAIKEAPTDLDDDVQHERERVMAMTSSERKEHVLVLDRLSKKFGKKVAVNQLSLCVQHAECFGLLGVNGAGKTTTFSMLTGDKSIDKGDAYVEGMSIKKKLGKVFPKIGYCPQFEALQEDLTGRQTLKFFSLLHGIHKKHIKDLTESLAKSFGFTEHLDKRVCKYSGGNKRKLSTAVAVLGSPTIVYLDEPSTGMDPGARRQLWNMIHKLRESGKSILLTSHSMEECEALCTRLAIMVNGQFKCIGPTQHLKNKFSKGFSLRLKMDPDADQQSSKTDSSMENDSEQEAQRSSKQSERRKSRDARRKSKAANEAPETETRQEDKAKEPQKQTDNDVDKVKEFVSKEFPNAQLQEEYKGILTYYIPLSGMKWSNIFGIIQKNQRKLKIADYSISQTSLEDIFLEFAKSQN, from the exons ATGGCACATTTAATCTCAAAGAT ACACTACTGGGCAGGCGTCAGTATTGACAATAATCAAATCATCGCCTGGGTAAACGCTCAGCCGTTGCACACAGCTCCAATGTCGCTCAATCTGGTGCACAATGCAATGGCCAAAGCACTGATCAGCAACGAGGCGGAAATTAAAGTTACCAACTGGCCGTTGCCGGCGAAATCGGAGGTTGGCATAATTATGGAGGTTGCTGTCAATGTGGCACTAATAACGGCACTGGTAACACCTATATTTGTGCTCTTCGTTATCAATGAGCGATTGGGTCGCTTCAAGCACTTACAGTTTATTGGCGGTGTCGATATTATGACATTCTGGCTAACGCATCTCATATTTGACTTTGCAATCTTACTTATTGTTTCGCTGATTATCTTCATATGGATGAGTTTTATTGATTATATCAAAGAGGATGCGGACAAAATTCTTTTAACTATGCTGGTCTTTAGCTTTGGTGTGCTCACTTGGACCTATTTACTATCGTTTTGGTTTAAAGGTCCAACAGCTGCATTtcttgtaatttttatattggcaTTGCTAAgctcaatattttttacaatggTGCTTATGTTGATGCAAAGTCTCAGATTCTTACGATACTTTCTGCCACACTTGTGGCTACACGATTCTTTTCAGGAATTGTCTTTTAAACACGCTGAGATTTCATATTCTTATATTCTCATATTTATTGCTGTGTCATTACTCGAACTTGGAATTGTGCTTTTTATTGATGCTATCAGTGTCGGGATAGTAAACTGCAGGTGTGCCGCCGCCATCAAAGAAGCGCCGACAGATCTTGATGACGATGTACAGCACGAGCGCGAACGCGTGATGGCAATGACATCGTCCGAAAGAAAAGAGCATGTATTAGTGCTGGACCGTCTAAGCAAGAAATTTGGCAAAAAAGTAGCCGTCAATCAGTTGTCACTGTGTGTACAACA TGCCGAGTGCTTTGGACTGTTGGGCGTGAATGGAGCTGGCAAGACGACCACATTTAGTATGTTGACTGGCGATAAGAGCATTGACAAGGGCGATGCCTATGTGGAAGGCATGTCCATTAAAAAGAAACTGGGCAAGGTTTTCCCTAAAATCGGCTACTGTCCGCAATTTGAGGCATTACAAGAGGATCTAACCGGACGCCAAACACTGAAGTTCTTCAGCCTACTGCATGGCATACACAAAAAACACATCAAGGACTTGACAGAATCATTAGCGAAATCTTTTGGCTTCACGGAGCATTTAGATAAACGTGTTTGCAAATACAGTGGGGGCAATAAGCGTAAGCTGAGCACGGCTGTTGCTGTGCTAGGCAGTCCAACAATCGTTTACTTAGACGAGCCCTCAACGGGCATGGATCCAGGGGCACGGCGTCAGCTATGGAATATGATCCACAAGCTACGCGAGTCTGGCAAGAGTATTTTGCTCACATCACACAGCATGGAGGAGTGCGAGGCGCTATGCACGCGCCTCGCTATCATGGTCAATGGCCAGTTCAAGTGTATTGGGCCAACACAGCATTTGAAGAATAAGTTCTCCAAGGGTTTTTCGCTTAGGCTGAAAATGGATCCCGACGCCGaccagcagagcagcaa aacCGATTCTTCTATGGAAAATGATTCAGAGCAAGAAGCGCAGAGAAGCTCAAAACAGAGCGAACGACGCAAGTCAAGAGACGCAAGACGCAAGAGCAAAGCGGCGAATGAAGCCCCAGAAACTGAGACAAGACAAGAAGACAAAGCAAAAGAGCCACAAAAACAGACTGACAATGATGTGGACAAAGTAAAGGAGTTTGTCAGCAAAGAGTTTCCGAATGCACAGTTACA AGAAGAGTACAAAGGCATTTTAACCTATTACATTCCATTGAGTGGCATGAAATGGTCGAACATCTTTGGAATTATACAGAAAAACCAACGTAAGCTTAAAATTGCAGATTACTCTATAAGTCAGACATCATTGGAAGACATCTTTTTGGAATTTGCCAAGAGccagaattaa